A single region of the Candidatus Thermoplasmatota archaeon genome encodes:
- a CDS encoding M28 family peptidase: MSRLALPAALLLSIPLLAGCLQPTPEANVGASAADPFEPVNAVLSLLPEGDRVRAFVLDISTRFPGRAGDEAPSKLGARELLRTELSAGGLAVVDHAYEQGGDAPNRGVNVLGMLPGRTDRWIVVGAHYDSVRNSPGAWDDGSGTGVVLELARSAASREWNHGLIFALWDDEEEGLVGSENFVLDHVDSTYSVAAMFQFDAPGFNYPCEDPGLGPLPLSVYHGLPGWRDQTALVDAVRETAAEKGYPAGAVVIREGEIVSNPPSGIVARGTSDHASFAHAGVPYLFFFSSTSHELARVQNPVTGRTTTVATPWTMQFHGPLDTYEQLLLRCGNDAARLAGAYQTALDLAMGTLIRFDAVAP; this comes from the coding sequence ATGTCCAGGCTTGCGCTGCCCGCCGCGCTGCTGCTTTCGATCCCCCTCCTCGCCGGCTGCCTTCAGCCGACCCCCGAGGCCAACGTGGGCGCTTCCGCGGCCGATCCCTTCGAACCCGTGAATGCTGTCCTCTCCCTCCTTCCGGAAGGCGACCGCGTGCGGGCGTTCGTGCTCGACATCTCGACGCGGTTTCCCGGTCGAGCGGGCGACGAGGCCCCCTCCAAGCTTGGCGCGCGCGAGCTTCTTCGAACCGAGCTTTCGGCCGGCGGGCTTGCCGTTGTCGATCATGCCTACGAGCAAGGCGGCGACGCGCCCAACCGCGGCGTGAACGTGCTTGGGATGCTTCCCGGGCGCACGGACCGCTGGATCGTCGTGGGAGCCCACTACGACAGCGTGCGCAACTCGCCGGGCGCCTGGGACGACGGTTCGGGCACGGGCGTCGTCCTCGAGCTTGCCCGCTCGGCGGCCAGCCGGGAATGGAACCACGGCTTGATCTTCGCCCTCTGGGACGACGAGGAGGAAGGCCTCGTGGGCAGCGAGAACTTCGTCCTGGACCACGTGGACTCGACGTACTCCGTCGCCGCCATGTTCCAGTTCGACGCGCCGGGCTTCAACTACCCGTGCGAGGACCCCGGGCTTGGCCCGTTGCCTCTCTCCGTCTACCATGGGCTGCCGGGCTGGCGCGACCAGACCGCGCTTGTCGACGCCGTGCGGGAAACGGCGGCGGAGAAGGGCTACCCGGCGGGGGCCGTCGTGATCCGCGAGGGTGAGATCGTGAGCAATCCGCCAAGCGGCATCGTGGCGCGCGGCACGAGCGACCACGCGAGCTTCGCCCACGCGGGCGTGCCCTACCTTTTCTTCTTCAGCAGCACGAGCCACGAGCTCGCCCGCGTCCAGAACCCGGTCACCGGTCGGACGACGACGGTCGCCACGCCCTGGACGATGCAGTTCCACGGGCCGCTCGACACGTACGAACAGCTTCTCCTGCGCTGCGGCAACGACGCCGCGCGCTTGGCGGGCGCCTACCAAACGGCGCTCGACCTTGCGATGGGAACGCTTATCCGGTTCGACGCCGTCGCGCCTTGA